The following proteins are encoded in a genomic region of Sparus aurata chromosome 23, fSpaAur1.1, whole genome shotgun sequence:
- the mettl23 gene encoding histone-arginine methyltransferase METTL23 isoform X1 — protein MDTSGAETPSIAYKVFTFEESKNARQESLCVSIPEVLDPQYGMYVWPSAVVLAQYLWTHREQLRDATVLELGAGVSLPGVVASRCGAKVILSDSTRNPLCLENCRRSCEVNGLHDVDVLGLTWGEISPDLVLLPKLDVILGSDVFYEPQDFEDVIVTVAFLLRKNPRAQFWTTYQQRSADWSMEALLHRWNMNCVEVRLETFAADKAELAGSSLPGSHSIDMMIITLKSGEDEQRHII, from the exons ATGGACACAAGTGGAGCCGAAACACCGAGCATAGCTTACAAAGTTTTCACGTTTGAAGAAAGCAAGAACGCCAGACAGGagtcactgtgtgtgtccatacctgag GTTCTGGATCCACAGTATGGGATGTATGTGTGGCCCAGTGCTGTGGTTCTGGCTCAGTATCTCTGGACgcacagagagcagctgagAGACGCGACGGTGCtggag ctcgGTGCAGGTGTGAGTCTGCCAGGTGTGGTGGCGTCCAGGTGCGGGGCGAAGGTGATCCTGTCCGACAGCACGAGGAATCCTCTGTGTCTGGAGAACTGCAGGCGCAGCTGTGAGGTGAACGGCCTCCATGATGTGGACGTGTTGGGTCTCACCTGGGGGGAAATCTCACCTGACCTCGTTCTGCTTCCTAAACTGGACGTCATCCTGGGATCAGATGTTTTCTACGAGCCGCAGG ATTTTGAAGACGTCATCGTCACTGTTGCATTTCTTCTGAGAAAGAACCCCAGAGCTCAGTTCTGGACCACGTACCAGCAGAGAAG tgctGACTGGTCGATGGAAGCTTTGCTCCACAGGTGGAACATGAACTGTGTTGAAGTCCGCCTGGAAACATTTGCTGCAGATAAAGCTGAGCTGGCTGGATCGAGTCTGCCGGGCAGCCACAGCATCGACATGATGATCATCACACTGAAGTCAGGAGAGGACGAGCAGCGACACATCATCTGA
- the nupr1b gene encoding nuclear protein 1b, with the protein MSHVDVKNMKPTSFEDEYYDQYEFYNLTDKYAEGSARKGRTKKEASENTNRPNPSGHERKIVEKFQNSEKKAKE; encoded by the exons ATGAGTCACGTCGACGTGAAGAACATGAAGCCCACCAGCTTCGAGGACGAATACTACGACCAGTACGAGTTCTACAACCTGACCGATAAATACGCAG AGGGCTCGGCCCGGAAAGGCAGGACGAAGAAGGAGGCCAGTGAGAACACCAACAGACCGAACCCGTCCGGACACGAGCGCAAAATAGTGGAGAAATTCCAAAACAGCGAAAAGAAAGCCAAGGAGTGA
- the mettl23 gene encoding histone-arginine methyltransferase METTL23 isoform X2: MDTSGAETPSIAYKVFTFEESKNARQESLCVSIPELGAGVSLPGVVASRCGAKVILSDSTRNPLCLENCRRSCEVNGLHDVDVLGLTWGEISPDLVLLPKLDVILGSDVFYEPQDFEDVIVTVAFLLRKNPRAQFWTTYQQRSADWSMEALLHRWNMNCVEVRLETFAADKAELAGSSLPGSHSIDMMIITLKSGEDEQRHII, from the exons ATGGACACAAGTGGAGCCGAAACACCGAGCATAGCTTACAAAGTTTTCACGTTTGAAGAAAGCAAGAACGCCAGACAGGagtcactgtgtgtgtccatacctgag ctcgGTGCAGGTGTGAGTCTGCCAGGTGTGGTGGCGTCCAGGTGCGGGGCGAAGGTGATCCTGTCCGACAGCACGAGGAATCCTCTGTGTCTGGAGAACTGCAGGCGCAGCTGTGAGGTGAACGGCCTCCATGATGTGGACGTGTTGGGTCTCACCTGGGGGGAAATCTCACCTGACCTCGTTCTGCTTCCTAAACTGGACGTCATCCTGGGATCAGATGTTTTCTACGAGCCGCAGG ATTTTGAAGACGTCATCGTCACTGTTGCATTTCTTCTGAGAAAGAACCCCAGAGCTCAGTTCTGGACCACGTACCAGCAGAGAAG tgctGACTGGTCGATGGAAGCTTTGCTCCACAGGTGGAACATGAACTGTGTTGAAGTCCGCCTGGAAACATTTGCTGCAGATAAAGCTGAGCTGGCTGGATCGAGTCTGCCGGGCAGCCACAGCATCGACATGATGATCATCACACTGAAGTCAGGAGAGGACGAGCAGCGACACATCATCTGA
- the nfatc2ip gene encoding NFATC2-interacting protein isoform X3, producing the protein MAEAVSDSDLQAVKPPPKRRRILDPSAIVPVPVYSNKVSSSLQLKPAAAVFTEKETTDAAGDSLWSQFSSRGPSSAAAAAVNLSDSEEDEAEHTKEKTEPEVVRCPSPPPPESPVQKQSIQVTQKISEIDRRLRAVTSLMSPEPQSCRTRRRRGRRSTDDDDVIIMNSNDDDVIIMSYNEDDVIGSTPVSGGEDSPYRSSVREIPLKVRCRTDVHKIPVLSSTPLSYVLSELSVILNVPPPRLLLMREEVELPTDSTVGELGLGIADIIECVVMAAEDKSKDGGDSGSGSGSITVRLQSKDRDSSQEFSLHRDAPLGSIFCQYLSRMSSRAQGTVRFHFDGCKVTHSQTPAQLDMEDGDIIEVWI; encoded by the exons ATGGCTGAAGCG GTGTCTGACAGCGACCTTCAGGCTGTGAAGCCGCCGCCCAAACGCAGACGCATCCTCGACCCGTCAGCCATCGTCCCGGTGCCCGTTTACTCCAACAAG GTGAGCAGCAGTCTGCAGCTGAAGCCAGCAGCAGCCGTGTTCACTGAAAAGGAAACTACAG ACGCTGCAGGCGACAGCTTGTGGTCACAGTTTTCATCTCGAGGACCGTcgtcagcagctgcagctgccgTCAACCTCAGTGACTCTGAGGAGGACGAAGCAGAACACACGAAGGAGAAAACCGAGCC AGAAGTGGTTCGCTgcccgtctcctcctcctccagagagTCCGGTCCAGAAACAGTCCATACAGGTCACACAGAAGATCAG tgagattgacaggaggcTCCGGGCCGTCACCTCCCTCATGTCTCCTGAacctcagagctgcaggacCAGACGGCGCAGGGGTCGCCGGTCCACAGACGACGatgacgtcatcatcatgaacTCTAATGACGacgatgtcatcatcatgagcTATAATGAAGATGATGTCATCGGCTCGACCCCGGTCTCTGGAGGTGAGGACTCTCCGTACAGGTCCTCGGTCAGAGAGATCCCCCTGAAGGTCCGCTGCAGGACCGACGTCCACAAGATCCCGGTGCTGTCG TCGACGCCTCTGAGTTACGTGTTGTCCGAGCTGTCCGTCATCCTGAACGTccctcctcctcgcctcctgctgatgagggaggaggtggagctcCCGACAGACTCCACCGTCGGCGAGCTCGGCCTCGGCATCGCTGACATCATCG AGTGTGTCGTCATGGCAGCAGAGGATAAAAGTAAAGATGGCGGCGACAGtggcagcggcagcggcagcatcactgtgaggctgcagagcaaaGACCGAGACTCTTCTCAGGAGTTCTCTCTACACAGA gatgccCCGCTGGGCTCCATCTTCTGTCAGTATCTGTCCAGGATGTCCTCCCGGGCTCAGGGAACGGTCCGCTTCCACTTCGACGGCTGTAAAGTGACGCACAGCCAGACGCCGGCTCAGCTCGACATGGAGGACGGTGACATCATCGAAGTTTGGATTTAA
- the spns1 gene encoding protein spinster homolog 1 — MSLNEPTSDSTPFFSDDSEAEGAEEQGGAAEGQRSQEESPSGVSSVRALLTVFILCYINLLNYMDRFTVAGVLPDIEQYFGIDDGKSGLLQTVFICSYMFLAPVFGYLGDRYNRKIIMSVGISFWSLVTLASSYTPKEHFWVLLLTRGLVGVGEASYSTIAPTIIADLYVKGKRTNMLSIFYFAIPVGSGLGYIVGSQVGQLAHDWHWALRVTPGLGLIAVLLLLFVIKEPKRGAVEARPEHHLHQTSWLMDLLALSKNYSFVLSTFGFTAVAFVTGSLALWAPTFLFRAAVFTGERDPCVEGNCAASDSLIFGAITVVTGILGVASGVQVSRKLRTRTPRADPLVCAAGLLLSAPFLYLAIVFAQASTIATYVFIFLGETFLSMNWAIVADILLYVVVPTRRSTAEAFQIVISHLLGDAGSPYLIGVVSDSLRKTDSFLWQFRSLQLSLLLCSFIAVIGGGFFLATAMFIEADRNRAENYVPSDDEPIVVPKSGRSTRVPVSSVLI, encoded by the exons ATGTCTCTGAACGAGCCCACGTCAGACTCGACGCCGTTCTTCTCCGATGACAGCGAGGCGGAGGGAGCGGAGGAGCAGGGCGGGGCAGCGGAGGGTCAGAGGTCGCAGGAGGAGTCGCCCAGCGGCGTGTCGAGTGTCCGAGCGCTGCTGACCGTCTTCATCCTCTGTTACATCAACCTGCTCAACTACATGGACCGCTTCACCGTCGCAG GAGTTCTCCCCGACATCGAGCAGTACTTCGGGATCGATGATGGGAAGTCAGGATTACTGCAGACAG TGTTTATCTGCAGCTACATGTTCCTGGCTCCGGTCTTTGGTTACCTGGGCGACAGGTACAACAGGAAGATCATCATGAGCGTGGGCATCTCGTTCTGGTCTCTGGTGACTCTTGCCAGCTCCTACACCCCCAAAGAG CACTTCTGGGTCCTGCTGCTGACTCGAGGTCTGGTCGGAGTCGGCGAGGCCAGTTACTCCACCATCGCTCCCACCATCATCGCCGACCTCTACGTGAAGGGGAAGAGGACCAACATGCTCTCCATCTTTTATTTTGCCATTCCTGTCGGCAG CGGTCTCGGCTACATCGTGGGCTCTCAGGTGGGGCAGCTGGCTCACGACTGGCACTGGGCTCTGCGG GTGACTCCTGGTCTGGGACTGATcgcggtgctgctgctgctgtttgtgatCAAGGAGCCTAAACGAGGCGCCGTGGAGGCTCGACCCGAACACCACTTGCACCAGACCAGCTGGCTGATGGACCTGCTGGCTCTCAGCAAGAA TTACAGCTTCGTGTTGTCCACCTTCGGCTTCACCGCGGTGGCGTTCGTCACCGGCTCTCTGGCTCTTTGGGCTCCGACCTTCCTCTTCAGAGCCGCCGTCTTCACGGGGGAGAGAGATCCGTGTGTGGAGGGAAACTGCGCCGCATCCGACAG TCTGATCTTCGGGGCCATCACCGTCGTCACAGGCATTCTGGGCGTGGCCAGCGGCGTGCAGGTGAGTCGGAAGTTGAGGACGAGGACgccccgagccgacccgctggTGTGTGCTGCCGGGCTCCTCCTCTCAGCACCGTTCCTCTACCTGGCCATCGTGTTCGCTCAGGCCAGCACCATCGCCACATAC GTCTTCATCTTCCTCGGAGAGACGTTCCTGTCCATGAACTGGGCCATCGTGGCCGACATCCTGCTG TACGTGGTCGTTCCCACTCGTCGCTCCACAGCCGAGGCGTTTCAGATCGTCATCTCACATCTGCTGGGCGACGCAGGAAGTCCGTATCTCATCGGAGTC GTTTCGGACTCTCTGAGGAAGACGGACTCGTTCCTCTGGCAGTTTCGCTCCCTGcagctctctctgctgctctgctccttCATCGCCGTCATCGGTGGAGGTTTCTTCCTCGCCACCGCCATGTTCATCGAAGCCGACCGCAACCGGGCCGAGAACTACGTCCCCTCA
- the sgf29 gene encoding SAGA-associated factor 29, with amino-acid sequence MSADTKIAELLTELHQLIKQTQEERSRSEHNLLNIQKTHERMQTENKTSPYYRTKLRGLYTTAKADAEAECSILRHALDKIADIKSLLEERRIAAKMAGVYSDSDPPRKTMRRGVLMTLLQQSAMTLPLWIGKPGESPPPLCGATPASSDYVAKQGDKVAARVKAVDGDEQWILAEVVSYNHSTNKYEVDDIDEEGKERHTLSRRRIIPLPQWKANPETDPEALFSKDQLVLALYPQTTCFYRALIHTPPHRPQDDYSVLFEDTSYADGYSPPLNVAQRYVVACKENKKK; translated from the exons ATGTCAGCTGATACCAAGATTGCAGAGCTGCTCACAGAGCTCCATCAGCTTATCAAACAGACCCAG GAGGAGAGATCCCGCAGTGAACATAACCTGCTCAACATTCAGAAAACACACGAGAGGATGCAGACAGAGAACAAAA CTTCCCCATACTACCGGACCAAGCTGAGAGGACTGTACACCACGGCCAAGGCTGATGCTGAGGCGGAGTGCAG TATTCTGCGTCACGCTCTCGATAAGATAGCAGACATCAAGTCTTtgttggaggagaggagaatag CCGCTAAAATGGCGGGAGTTTACAGCGACAGCGACCCTCCCAGGAAGACGATGAGGCGAGGCGTCCTGATGACGCTCCTCCAGCAGTCGGCCATGACGCTCCCTCTGTGGATCGGAAAGCCGGGGGAGAG ccctcctcctctgtgcGGGGCGACTCCGGCCAGCAGCGACTACGTGGCCAAACAGGGCGACAAAGTGGCAGCGAGGGTGAAGGCGGTGGACGGAGACGAGCAGTGGATCCTGGCGGAGGTGGTCAGCTACAACCACTCCACCAACAA ATATGAAGTGGACGACATCGACGAAGAAGGAAAAGA gagaCACACTCTGAGCCGGCGGCGGATCATCCCGCTGCCTCAGTGGAAGGCGAACCCGGAGACGGACCCTGAAGCTCTGTTCAGTAAAGACCAGCTGGTTCTGGCCCTGTACCCCCAGACCACCTGCTTCTACCGGGCCCTCATCCACACGCCACCACACAGG CCGCAGGACGACTACTCGGTGCTGTTCGAGGACACGTCGTACGCTGACGGTTACTCCCCGCCGCTCAACGTGGCTCAGAGATACGTGGTCGCCTGCAAAGAGAACAAGAAGAAGTGA
- the nfatc2ip gene encoding NFATC2-interacting protein isoform X1, producing MTHIVPQSVNASSARGKETIMAEAVSDSDLQAVKPPPKRRRILDPSAIVPVPVYSNKVSSSLQLKPAAAVFTEKETTDAAGDSLWSQFSSRGPSSAAAAAVNLSDSEEDEAEHTKEKTEPEVVRCPSPPPPESPVQKQSIQVTQKISEIDRRLRAVTSLMSPEPQSCRTRRRRGRRSTDDDDVIIMNSNDDDVIIMSYNEDDVIGSTPVSGGEDSPYRSSVREIPLKVRCRTDVHKIPVLSSTPLSYVLSELSVILNVPPPRLLLMREEVELPTDSTVGELGLGIADIIECVVMAAEDKSKDGGDSGSGSGSITVRLQSKDRDSSQEFSLHRDAPLGSIFCQYLSRMSSRAQGTVRFHFDGCKVTHSQTPAQLDMEDGDIIEVWI from the exons ATGACTCACATTGTCCCGCAGTCCGTGAACGCATCATCGGCGCGCGGAAAGGAAACAATCATGGCTGAAGCG GTGTCTGACAGCGACCTTCAGGCTGTGAAGCCGCCGCCCAAACGCAGACGCATCCTCGACCCGTCAGCCATCGTCCCGGTGCCCGTTTACTCCAACAAG GTGAGCAGCAGTCTGCAGCTGAAGCCAGCAGCAGCCGTGTTCACTGAAAAGGAAACTACAG ACGCTGCAGGCGACAGCTTGTGGTCACAGTTTTCATCTCGAGGACCGTcgtcagcagctgcagctgccgTCAACCTCAGTGACTCTGAGGAGGACGAAGCAGAACACACGAAGGAGAAAACCGAGCC AGAAGTGGTTCGCTgcccgtctcctcctcctccagagagTCCGGTCCAGAAACAGTCCATACAGGTCACACAGAAGATCAG tgagattgacaggaggcTCCGGGCCGTCACCTCCCTCATGTCTCCTGAacctcagagctgcaggacCAGACGGCGCAGGGGTCGCCGGTCCACAGACGACGatgacgtcatcatcatgaacTCTAATGACGacgatgtcatcatcatgagcTATAATGAAGATGATGTCATCGGCTCGACCCCGGTCTCTGGAGGTGAGGACTCTCCGTACAGGTCCTCGGTCAGAGAGATCCCCCTGAAGGTCCGCTGCAGGACCGACGTCCACAAGATCCCGGTGCTGTCG TCGACGCCTCTGAGTTACGTGTTGTCCGAGCTGTCCGTCATCCTGAACGTccctcctcctcgcctcctgctgatgagggaggaggtggagctcCCGACAGACTCCACCGTCGGCGAGCTCGGCCTCGGCATCGCTGACATCATCG AGTGTGTCGTCATGGCAGCAGAGGATAAAAGTAAAGATGGCGGCGACAGtggcagcggcagcggcagcatcactgtgaggctgcagagcaaaGACCGAGACTCTTCTCAGGAGTTCTCTCTACACAGA gatgccCCGCTGGGCTCCATCTTCTGTCAGTATCTGTCCAGGATGTCCTCCCGGGCTCAGGGAACGGTCCGCTTCCACTTCGACGGCTGTAAAGTGACGCACAGCCAGACGCCGGCTCAGCTCGACATGGAGGACGGTGACATCATCGAAGTTTGGATTTAA
- the nfatc2ip gene encoding NFATC2-interacting protein isoform X2, translating to MRSRLIKPPVSDSDLQAVKPPPKRRRILDPSAIVPVPVYSNKVSSSLQLKPAAAVFTEKETTDAAGDSLWSQFSSRGPSSAAAAAVNLSDSEEDEAEHTKEKTEPEVVRCPSPPPPESPVQKQSIQVTQKISEIDRRLRAVTSLMSPEPQSCRTRRRRGRRSTDDDDVIIMNSNDDDVIIMSYNEDDVIGSTPVSGGEDSPYRSSVREIPLKVRCRTDVHKIPVLSSTPLSYVLSELSVILNVPPPRLLLMREEVELPTDSTVGELGLGIADIIECVVMAAEDKSKDGGDSGSGSGSITVRLQSKDRDSSQEFSLHRDAPLGSIFCQYLSRMSSRAQGTVRFHFDGCKVTHSQTPAQLDMEDGDIIEVWI from the exons ATGAGATCGCGACTAATTAAACCACCA GTGTCTGACAGCGACCTTCAGGCTGTGAAGCCGCCGCCCAAACGCAGACGCATCCTCGACCCGTCAGCCATCGTCCCGGTGCCCGTTTACTCCAACAAG GTGAGCAGCAGTCTGCAGCTGAAGCCAGCAGCAGCCGTGTTCACTGAAAAGGAAACTACAG ACGCTGCAGGCGACAGCTTGTGGTCACAGTTTTCATCTCGAGGACCGTcgtcagcagctgcagctgccgTCAACCTCAGTGACTCTGAGGAGGACGAAGCAGAACACACGAAGGAGAAAACCGAGCC AGAAGTGGTTCGCTgcccgtctcctcctcctccagagagTCCGGTCCAGAAACAGTCCATACAGGTCACACAGAAGATCAG tgagattgacaggaggcTCCGGGCCGTCACCTCCCTCATGTCTCCTGAacctcagagctgcaggacCAGACGGCGCAGGGGTCGCCGGTCCACAGACGACGatgacgtcatcatcatgaacTCTAATGACGacgatgtcatcatcatgagcTATAATGAAGATGATGTCATCGGCTCGACCCCGGTCTCTGGAGGTGAGGACTCTCCGTACAGGTCCTCGGTCAGAGAGATCCCCCTGAAGGTCCGCTGCAGGACCGACGTCCACAAGATCCCGGTGCTGTCG TCGACGCCTCTGAGTTACGTGTTGTCCGAGCTGTCCGTCATCCTGAACGTccctcctcctcgcctcctgctgatgagggaggaggtggagctcCCGACAGACTCCACCGTCGGCGAGCTCGGCCTCGGCATCGCTGACATCATCG AGTGTGTCGTCATGGCAGCAGAGGATAAAAGTAAAGATGGCGGCGACAGtggcagcggcagcggcagcatcactgtgaggctgcagagcaaaGACCGAGACTCTTCTCAGGAGTTCTCTCTACACAGA gatgccCCGCTGGGCTCCATCTTCTGTCAGTATCTGTCCAGGATGTCCTCCCGGGCTCAGGGAACGGTCCGCTTCCACTTCGACGGCTGTAAAGTGACGCACAGCCAGACGCCGGCTCAGCTCGACATGGAGGACGGTGACATCATCGAAGTTTGGATTTAA